The nucleotide sequence GGCGCGGCGAACTGGTCCTGACCGTGGACGGTTCGGGCACGATACGCGAAACGCATTGCGCGCCGGGTCACGAAACGCTGGCGGCCTTGGCCCGGCAGGTTCAGCCGGGCTCGGCGGTCTATGCGCTGTTGAACGATGCGGAGGCCGCGGATGCTCGAATTGCCGTCGCGGAGGCGCTGCGCAGCGGAAACACGTTTCCCCGTGAGTACGAGATTCCAGAGGGGGACGTGTCCGGGTATGTAGCCCAGTTCTACTTCGTGCCGGAGCCGGGGCAGGGGCAGGTCCATATCTTCCTTCGGGACAGCATGTGGGGAAAGCTATGGGTGAGGTTCCGCAAGAATGTCTATCAGAACGATGCCTACGAGTTCCGCACGAACAGTTTCGGATTTCGCGACCGCGAAATCGTTGTTCCCAAACCCGATGGCGTGGTTCGTATTGTCTGTATCGGCGGTTCGACGACGGCGGAAGGGCCTACGAACGACCTGACCTATCCCAAGATGGTAGAAGCGAAACTCCGGGCCGCCTTTGCGACGGACAGGATTGAAGTAATCAACGCAGGTGTATTCGCATCGTGGACTGATCTTGACTATCACCGGCTCGACGAGTATCTCGCGCTGGAGCCGGACTTGCTTGTCCACTACAACTTTGTGAACGACATCACCAATTTCTTCCCGGGTTACCTGAGGGAACGCGAGCATTCAAGCGCATTGGAACGCTGCAATGTCCTGGTCAAACGGTCGCGCGTCCTCTACCGGTACTGCAATGATTGGTTCTTCCCTCCGTCAAGCGAATTGCGCGACTGGATTGGGAAGCATGTGCTCATCAACCTCGAGTTGCTGGAAAAAGACGCCAGGGCCCGAGGCGTCGGTCTCGCGGTCTGCAGTTTCGCGGCCCCGGACGTGGCGCATCTTCCGCGTATGGAACGGGATTTCTTCGAGTGGCGGATCAGCTTCATGCTGTGGGGACGCATGATGCACATCGAGCAATACTGCGGCATGGTAGCGATGTACAACGAGCTTTTGAAGGCGCTATGCGCGGAACGCGGCTTGACCTATATTCCCGTCGCGGAGGGTCTGCGCGGCGGCATGGATAGTTTCACCGATATTTGCCATATGAACCTTGCGGCGATGGATCGGAAGGCGGGAATTGTCGCGGATGCGCTGCGGGACTACGTTGCGGAACGGCTCGGTGCGGGCGCCGCGCCGGAGCCGGCATTCTGACCCGGCCAGTTTTCCGGGGGAACCTGCGCGGGTTCGATCCCGTGGATTTCCGTTCGCGTGCGGGAGGGAGGGTCTGGAACGGCTCCGGTCAGGGGCGGGCTGATGTATACGTAGAGGTTGAGCGTGCCCAGAAAGGCCGTGCGTGAGTAGGGCGTGCCGCGGCGCCTGAACATTTCTTCGGCGTGCTTGCGGACAGGTTCCTGGCCGGGATCGCTATTCGTAACGACCCAGACGCGTTGTTCTTGGTCAAGGGCCGTCTCCAGTTCTTGCCAGGTCTGGCCCTCGTTCTGGTTCCAGCGCACCGGATGTGCCCCGGCGCCCATATTAAAGACCAGCACACGCCACAGGCTCCAGTCGAAGGCCACGATTGCGTCGTGCGCCTGCGCCTCGCGTGCAATCAGTTGTGCCACGCCCATGTAGTCCGTGCGCATGGGCAGGAATGCTGCCAGCAGGGTCTGTCCGCTCAAGAAGCAACACAGCGCGGCGGCGTAGAGGACGCGGAGAAACGCGGGGCGCAGGCGCGAAGCGGCGATGCCCGCAAGCAAGTACAACGCGGGGAAACTGTAAATGAAATAGCGTTCTTGAAAGGCGAGCGGCTCACGGAATCGCGCAAACAGGAACAAGATGCACGCAGGCACGCCGAGCCACAGGAAGAGGTAGAGATGCGGCCATAGCGCGGTCTGAGGCCGCCGTTCAAGCTTCCTTCCGTCCACAGCGGAGCGGGAAGGACACACTGTAAACCCTGCATGCGACCGTGCGAACCGGTCGCGGACAAACCACCAGGCCGCAAAGGCGACGCCCGTCACATAGAGGTAGCCAAGGAGGTCCGTCATGGTGAACAGGCGTTCAAGCAGCAGCCGCGTCCACTCGGGCAGGGTGACCTCCACCGTCTTGTCGGGGAAACCGCGAGTCCAGAAGATATACGTGGGGTCCGCTTCGAACAGTTTTTCATACAATTGCCTGAGAGGCACGGCCCGCTCGGTGGCGAAGATTTCCAGAGGCAGCGGAAATACCCACCATGCGATCAGCAGGAAGACCAGCGCATGCCACGCTGACCACGCGGCGAATACGAGCAGAGCAACGCGTTTTTCCTGGCCGTGTGCAGCCAGAGCACTGCCCAGGAGCACAATTGCCTGAGGCGCGGCGAACAGGACGCCGAACAGATGGGTGCCCATCAGGAGGGCGTTGACGAGGCCGCACGCGATCAGCCACCGGTGCCTGCTCCAGCGCGTGTGGGGCGCAAGTCCGTTTCCGTCCGTGTCCGTCGGTGCTTCCTGAAGATGCCGAATCAGCAGCCATGACGAAGCGGCTCCCAGCAGCGTGAGAAGCGGGTAGGGCCGGATGAATTGGTCATGATGGATCATGTGGGGCGACAAGGCGTACAGGGCTCCCGCGACGATGCCCGCCGCACGCCCCTGCAGTTGTCTTCCCAACGCGTAGATGAGGCATAACGTTGCCGCGCCAAAGAGCAACGACAGCGCACGCAGGGCGAGAAACCCGGAGCCGAACACGTGAGCCCAGTAGTACTCCATGGTGAAGTACACGGGTACCATTTCAAAATTCTCGGGCCGCTGGTCACGGATGAACTGCGTGAGCGTCGGCGCGTTCAGATACGCGGCGCTGTAGTATTCGTCAAGCCAGACCGACTCGTGCGGCAGATTGTGGCATCGCAGGAACAACGCAAGAAACAGCAGAACGCCAAGGTCGAGAAGGACGCGCAGCCGCGGGTTTTTCGCCCGAACAGGACGTTCGGACTGGCCCCCCGACGCTTCCGTCTCAGCAGGAACGTTCGTCACGGGGCAAGCCCGGCAACCCACGCCGTACCGCGCCGGAACAGTTCCGCCACGGATGGATTGGACAACGCCGCCGCGTCATGGCCCAGCGGACTGTGAAACACGCGGCCCTTGCCGTACGTGAACACGAACGCCATCGGATAGTCCTTGCCGTCGACGACGGACCGCGACGACGCCAGGATGCTGATGGGCCGGTCGCCCGTCAGGCACGTGTACAACTCGTCCGTTGTCTCGAACGATTTCAGTCCCTTGGTTACGGGATGCTCTTGGTCCACGATATCGACGAGGAACATGCCGAAGGGATCGTGGCCGCGCAGCTGGGGGTCCCAGACGCGCCCGGCGAGGTCGGCAAATTCCGGCCATGCCTGAAAGGCGCCGCAAGCGAAATGGACAAGGCACAGGCCTTTGCCGCCCTCGACAAACCGCTTCAGGTTGGCCCGGGCTTCCTCACCGGGGTCCGGCTGTTCCCAGTTCATAAAATGCAGGACCACGGCGTCGAACTGGTGCAACTCGGAGGAGGCCAGGAACGCGGGGTCTTCCGTTACCTCCACGGAGAGGCGCGTGTCGGCCGCGATATCCTTTTGAAGCACCGGCGCCGTTTCGCGCCAGAGATGACCTGGATAGTCGATGCCTGTCACGATGAGGACGCGTTTCTTCCCGTCCGCTGCGGGCGGCGCCGCGGCTTGCGACGGCGCCTGCGGGCCGGGATTGACGGCGGGCTGAATGACGTCTCCCGTGTTGGCGGGCGCCTGTGCGGCCGGTGAAAACATCAGCAGGCACGCGAGTGCGAACGCCAGGACAGAACATGCGCGTCTGGTTAGGTGCATTGTCAATAACATCGTCTTGACCCTCATGTATCTTGTGCATGCGTCGCGGGGCGCATGTCCTCAATGTCCAGACAAGGCCTTGGTGCGAAAAGGCAACGGGCGGTTACCGGAAATCTTCGGCATGTTCTACCACGTACGTGCGCAGTTTTCGCATTACGTCTTTCTCGATTTGCCGTATGCGCTCGCGCGTGAGTTTGAATCGTTTCCCCGTTTCCTCGAGTGTGTGCGCCTTGCCGTCCATCAGGCCGTACCGGAACCGGATGATGTTTTCCTCCCGCTCCGTGAGCTGTCCCATCAATGCTTCCATCTGCTGGTCCAATTCGATTTGCTCGATGGCCTTGTCGTAAAGGTGTGGCTCGATGCTTTCCGGGATAGCGCACTCTTCGCCGTCCGTGCTTTCCATCTTTTCCAGCGGCGTAACCGCGGTGACGAACTCCTGAAGCCGCTGAGCTTCGGCCAGCTTGATGCCCATTTCCTCGGCAACCTCCTGCGGCGAAGGGGTCTTGCCGGACCTGATATAGAGTTCCTCGGCCACCTTTTTGTAGCGGGCGATGTTATCGGTGATGTAGACGGGGATGCGCACGGTGCGCCCCTGATTCGAAAGCGAACGCGTGACCGCTTGGCGTATCCACCACGTGGCGTACGTCGAAAACTTGCAGCCGCGCTCCGGGTCATAGCGGTCGACCGCCTTCATCAGGCCCAGATTGCCTTCCTCGATCAAGTCCTGGAGCGGCAGGCCGTAATAGAGGTACTTCTTGGCGATACTCACGACGAGACGCAGGTTCGAGACGATCAGTTTGCGCCGCGCCGCGCCGTTGTTCTGTTTGGCAAGCCGGGCGAGACGTATCTCCTCTGCAGGAGATAACAACGGGATCTTCGATATCTCCGCCAGGTACGTGCTGAGCCCGTTTTCGCGCAAATCGCTCATCGTTCCACCTCACCAAACAAACCCAATCAGAACTGTCGGACATTAGGCTACATGTCCCGCGCGAGCAATACAAGTTCGGCCTTGCGAGCGATTCACGCCCCGCATGTTTCCGGGGTTTCAGCGTTTGACTTGCCGTGCGTGCCGCCGCCAGAATCGGCGCCATGCAAGACGAACACGAACGTTATATGCGGTCCGCCATACAGGAGGCTGAACGGGCCCGCGACGCGGGCGAAGTGCCCGTCGGCTGCGTGGTAGTGCACGAAGGCCGGATTATCGGCAAAGGCTACAACCAGCGCGAGACACTGCAGGACCCCACGGCCCACGCCGAAATTATCGCGATAACCGCCGCGGCGGGCGCGCTCGGCAGTTGGCGGCTGGAGGGCGCGCGCCTGTACGTGACGCTCGAGCCCTGCCCCATGTGTGCCGGGGCCATTATCCTGGCCCGCGTCGCCGAGGTGCATTTTGGAGCGTTAGACCCAAAGGCCGGCTGCGCCAGCTCGCTGATGAATCTGCTGGAAGACGCGCGGTTCAACCATCAACCCGCCGTGTTCGCCGGACTGCTGGCCGAGGAGTGCGGCAGCCTGCTGACGTCGTTCTTCCAGGACCTGCGCGCCCAAGGCCGCCGCGAAAACAACGGCCACTGAACCGGGCTTTGCCCGTCTGCTATAATCCGTCGTCCCGTCCCGGTACGCAAAGGAAGCAGCGCATGAGTGACATATTGCAGCAACTAATCGAAATGTCCCGGTACCTGGGCGACCCGTCGCGCCAGTACGCAATCCTCGGCGAAGGCAACACGTCCGCCAAAATCGATGATGACACGTTCTACGTCAAGGCGTCCGGCACGACGCTTGCCACGATGACCGGGCCGGATTTCCTGCCCGTGTCCCTCTCGAAGGCGACGGCAATCCTCGACGATCCCAATGCCACCGACGCCGATGTCGACCAGGTTTTGCGCGCGGCAGTCGTCACGCCTGGCGAGAAGCGCAAGCCCTCCGTCGAAACGATGCTGCACGCACTGCTGCTGAAGTATCCCGAATACCGGTTCATCGGCCACACGCACCCCGTGGCCACGAACGGCATTCTCTGCTCCGTTAATGCCGAAGCTGCCGTGGCGGGGCGCCTCTGCCCGGATCACATCGTCGTAATGGGGCACAAGTCGGTGTTCGTGCCCTACGTAGACCCCGGTCTGGTGCTTGCGCGCGAGGTGCGCGCGCGGCTCGACCGGTTCATCGCGGAGGAGGGCGTGATGCCGAAGTGCATTATGCTGCAGAATCACGGTCTCTTCGCGCTGGCCGATTCCGCGCGTAAAGTCATGAACATCACCGACATGGCGGAAAAGATGTCCCGGATTCTGCTCGGCGTCTACGCCGCAGGCGGGCCGCGGTTCATGTCCGGCCACGATGTGCGCCGGATCGATACGCGGCCCGATGAGCATTACCGCCAGCGGTTGCTTGCGGGGAACCCGTGAGACCTCGCGCCATCGTCTGTGGACCCCCGAAGGAGGATGCCTGTGAGCAAGCTCGAAACCTATCGCAACGTTGACGCACCGCTGCCGAGCCAGTACCGCGCGTGGCAAGTGTTCGGGGCGGGCCTTGAAAACGTCGGGCGCAATGGCAAGCCTGTCACACTCGAATTGCGCCCGCCTGCCGACAACGAGGTGTTGCTGCGCGTGGATGCGCTGGGCCTGTGTTTATCCGACATGAAGATCATCGCACAGGGCGGCAACCACCCCCGGCTGCGCGGCCGCGATCTTGCGAACGACCCGACCGTGCTCGGGCACGAATGCGCGGCGACCGTGGTCAAGGTGGGCCGGCAGTGGCAGGACATGTTCAAGCCCGGCGACCGCTTCATCGTTCAGGCGGACATCTACTACAAGGGCGTAGGCTACGCCTTCGGCTACATGATTCCCGGCGGCCTCGCCGAGTACACCTATCTCGACGAGCGCGCCCTGTCCGGGGATGAGGGGTGTTACCTGCTGCCGGTGCGTCCGGACACCGGGTACAGCCAAGCCGCCCTTGCCGAACCCTGGGCCTGCGTCGAAATGTCGTACTGTCTCGAAGACCGCCTGGAGCCCGTGGGCGATGCACCGCTCGTCGTGGTCGAGTCGCTCGACGACTCGTGCATGGCGCGTTTTCCGAACGTGGTGCACCTGCAGCCCGGCTTGGAGGGCATGGACGCGCTCGGAGACCGCGTTTTCGGTGACATTATCATCCGCTATCCCACGCCGGAGATCGTCAATGTCCTCGCGCCGCGCTTGAGCAGGAACGGAAACATGTGGCTTGTCGGCAAACCCGCGGCCGCGGGACCCGTGGCGCTCGATGTGGGCGGCATTCATTACGAAAACAGGCGCTTCTTCGGAGGCGGGGAAAATCTCGCGGCCGTCGCCGAGGCAAACCGGCGCAATGACCTGCTGCCTGCTGGGAACGCCCTTTTTATCGGCGCCGGCGGGCCCATGGGCCAGATGCATGTCCAGCGCGCCGTCGAAAAGGCCGACGGACCGAAGCTCATCGTCGTGACCGACCTCGATCGCGGCCGACTGGACCACATCGTGCGGCGATTTGGCGGCTTGGCCCAAGCCA is from Candidatus Hydrogenedentota bacterium and encodes:
- a CDS encoding glycosyltransferase family 39 protein, with translation MTNVPAETEASGGQSERPVRAKNPRLRVLLDLGVLLFLALFLRCHNLPHESVWLDEYYSAAYLNAPTLTQFIRDQRPENFEMVPVYFTMEYYWAHVFGSGFLALRALSLLFGAATLCLIYALGRQLQGRAAGIVAGALYALSPHMIHHDQFIRPYPLLTLLGAASSWLLIRHLQEAPTDTDGNGLAPHTRWSRHRWLIACGLVNALLMGTHLFGVLFAAPQAIVLLGSALAAHGQEKRVALLVFAAWSAWHALVFLLIAWWVFPLPLEIFATERAVPLRQLYEKLFEADPTYIFWTRGFPDKTVEVTLPEWTRLLLERLFTMTDLLGYLYVTGVAFAAWWFVRDRFARSHAGFTVCPSRSAVDGRKLERRPQTALWPHLYLFLWLGVPACILFLFARFREPLAFQERYFIYSFPALYLLAGIAASRLRPAFLRVLYAAALCCFLSGQTLLAAFLPMRTDYMGVAQLIAREAQAHDAIVAFDWSLWRVLVFNMGAGAHPVRWNQNEGQTWQELETALDQEQRVWVVTNSDPGQEPVRKHAEEMFRRRGTPYSRTAFLGTLNLYVYISPPLTGAVPDPPSRTRTEIHGIEPAQVPPENWPGQNAGSGAAPAPSRSAT
- a CDS encoding ThuA domain-containing protein, with the protein product MHLTRRACSVLAFALACLLMFSPAAQAPANTGDVIQPAVNPGPQAPSQAAAPPAADGKKRVLIVTGIDYPGHLWRETAPVLQKDIAADTRLSVEVTEDPAFLASSELHQFDAVVLHFMNWEQPDPGEEARANLKRFVEGGKGLCLVHFACGAFQAWPEFADLAGRVWDPQLRGHDPFGMFLVDIVDQEHPVTKGLKSFETTDELYTCLTGDRPISILASSRSVVDGKDYPMAFVFTYGKGRVFHSPLGHDAAALSNPSVAELFRRGTAWVAGLAP
- a CDS encoding RNA polymerase sigma factor RpoD/SigA, translating into MSDLRENGLSTYLAEISKIPLLSPAEEIRLARLAKQNNGAARRKLIVSNLRLVVSIAKKYLYYGLPLQDLIEEGNLGLMKAVDRYDPERGCKFSTYATWWIRQAVTRSLSNQGRTVRIPVYITDNIARYKKVAEELYIRSGKTPSPQEVAEEMGIKLAEAQRLQEFVTAVTPLEKMESTDGEECAIPESIEPHLYDKAIEQIELDQQMEALMGQLTEREENIIRFRYGLMDGKAHTLEETGKRFKLTRERIRQIEKDVMRKLRTYVVEHAEDFR
- the tadA gene encoding tRNA adenosine(34) deaminase TadA, which codes for MQDEHERYMRSAIQEAERARDAGEVPVGCVVVHEGRIIGKGYNQRETLQDPTAHAEIIAITAAAGALGSWRLEGARLYVTLEPCPMCAGAIILARVAEVHFGALDPKAGCASSLMNLLEDARFNHQPAVFAGLLAEECGSLLTSFFQDLRAQGRRENNGH
- a CDS encoding class II aldolase; protein product: MSDILQQLIEMSRYLGDPSRQYAILGEGNTSAKIDDDTFYVKASGTTLATMTGPDFLPVSLSKATAILDDPNATDADVDQVLRAAVVTPGEKRKPSVETMLHALLLKYPEYRFIGHTHPVATNGILCSVNAEAAVAGRLCPDHIVVMGHKSVFVPYVDPGLVLAREVRARLDRFIAEEGVMPKCIMLQNHGLFALADSARKVMNITDMAEKMSRILLGVYAAGGPRFMSGHDVRRIDTRPDEHYRQRLLAGNP
- a CDS encoding alcohol dehydrogenase catalytic domain-containing protein — protein: MSKLETYRNVDAPLPSQYRAWQVFGAGLENVGRNGKPVTLELRPPADNEVLLRVDALGLCLSDMKIIAQGGNHPRLRGRDLANDPTVLGHECAATVVKVGRQWQDMFKPGDRFIVQADIYYKGVGYAFGYMIPGGLAEYTYLDERALSGDEGCYLLPVRPDTGYSQAALAEPWACVEMSYCLEDRLEPVGDAPLVVVESLDDSCMARFPNVVHLQPGLEGMDALGDRVFGDIIIRYPTPEIVNVLAPRLSRNGNMWLVGKPAAAGPVALDVGGIHYENRRFFGGGENLAAVAEANRRNDLLPAGNALFIGAGGPMGQMHVQRAVEKADGPKLIVVTDLDRGRLDHIVRRFGGLAQARGVDFVTLAAGEFPSPQAMNGRIRELAPGGYNDIVVLAPVPALVEQSVAMAADNALVNLFAGLSIGTMAKIPLEALCRGVKLIGCSGSRIRDLRKVLHLVESGDLDTNRSVAAIGGLDAAHAGLKAVKEARFPGKTVIYTQIPSFPLVALEDLAQLLPHVAAKLSPEGAWTRAAEEALLEHFLT